The sequence GCGCTGCCCCACGTGCAGGCCGTCGACCGGGCCCGCCTCATCGAACGCTACAGCCGCTTCTTTGACAAGGTCTTTATCGTACCCGTGGCCGGCGAAGGGCCCGCGCTTTGGACGACCGGCGCAACGGCCGATGGGCTGATGGGCGTTGGCATCCGGCGCTACGCGCTGCGCCCCCTCGCGCGCGCCGCGAAGCGAACCGTTGACGTGGTAGGGAGCGCCATTCTGCTGGTCCTGCTTGCGCCAATTGTTGCATTGGTGGCGCTCCTAATCAAGCGCGACGATCCGGGGCCCGTGTTTTATCGTCAGCATCGCATGGGACGCGACGGTCGGTGCTTCTCCGTGCTCAAGTTTCGCACCATGTACACCAACGCCGATGCCATGCTGCGCGAGGTCTTGCTCCGCGACGATGCCCTGCGCGCGGAGTACCAACGGTTCCATAAGCTCCAAAACGACCCCCGCGTAACGCCCATTGGCCGCGTGCTGCGGCGCTACAGCCTCGACGAGCTGCCGCAGCTTTGGAACGTATTGCGCGGCGACATGAGCCTCGTGGGCCCGCGCGCCTACATGCCTGGCGAGTTGCACGAGATGCAAGGCCTCGCGCGCTGCGTCTTGCAAACGCCGCCCGGCATCACCGGCCTCTGGCAGGTGTCCGGCCGCAATCACCTGAGCTTTGAAGCCCGCGTGCACCTCGACGTGCACTACATTCAGCACTGGTCGCCCTGGCTCGACCTATACCTGCTGGCCCGCACCGCGCCGGTTGTGCTGCGTGGCGACGGCGCCTGCTAGGCTGCTACGCCCCTTTGCGCCCCACTCACGAACCCCTTCGGTTCACCCCGTATCGCAATGAAAAAAACAAACGAAACAGCCCTCGATCTGCCCCGGAAAAAGGCCGCGGCCTCCTACGGCACGTCGCGTCCGCACGCCAACACGGCGGCGCCCGACACCGACGAAGCCGCCCTTGACCTGGGCGCCATTTGGAGCACCCTAAAGCGCGGCAAGTGGATCATCCTGGCCACCTGCGTGCTGGTAGCCGCCGCCTTTGGCGGTTACACGCTTACGCTGCCGCCGGTGTACGAATCGAGCGCCATCGTGTCGGTCGATCCCTCGCCCACGCAGCAGCGCGTCATCA comes from Salisaeta longa DSM 21114 and encodes:
- the wbaP gene encoding undecaprenyl-phosphate galactose phosphotransferase WbaP; the encoded protein is MMPSVSVSPTAPFAPKGLTNRSHPVPVLAETAHRSAASRATVQVPWAPRYLVAALMATADLLVLSMLALGVRAAFQVPGPSLVVATVALLVLIGLNGLYQQAAQHPVHVMQRMAMLTLVLSVVAALSVGLATGSTEQALELMVWGLMATLVLPFTHGLVRILLAQQSWWGIPAVIINRSQSAPAVLDTLRRWPELGIRPVALVGDALPDDASAAASVPYGGAEAEALHLATTHKIPYVVVALPHVQAVDRARLIERYSRFFDKVFIVPVAGEGPALWTTGATADGLMGVGIRRYALRPLARAAKRTVDVVGSAILLVLLAPIVALVALLIKRDDPGPVFYRQHRMGRDGRCFSVLKFRTMYTNADAMLREVLLRDDALRAEYQRFHKLQNDPRVTPIGRVLRRYSLDELPQLWNVLRGDMSLVGPRAYMPGELHEMQGLARCVLQTPPGITGLWQVSGRNHLSFEARVHLDVHYIQHWSPWLDLYLLARTAPVVLRGDGAC